The following proteins are encoded in a genomic region of Opitutus sp.:
- the ltrA gene encoding group II intron reverse transcriptase/maturase — MYGELYRQDILSDALDQVIANDGVPGVDGFEVETLVKNEAYRAAWLLALAEEMRTKTYRPSPVLRVYIWKDQARTKRRALGIPTVKDRVVQSAAVIVLQPILEADFHDHSYAYRPKRRTHQAMDKVKEAMLSGKVEVVDADLSSYFDMIPHRELLQLVAKRVSDGSVLRLIKTWLRAPIVEEDRDTGCRKVLPNGCGTPQGGVISPLLANLYLNDLDHAVNEKCEQKPTMVRYADDLLILCKPGQGAGLQTRLKRWLEARKLKLNEEKTRLVDTRKEGFEFLGFSVAWRQGMKSKRRYPHVEPSAKSLAKLRDKVRMELDVRTRNQPAVAVVRKVNQITRGWATAFHYGNSTHVFSNQQVFVRNRLRRWLWRKYSRTHGLFEFFTDDRLHGQYKLWHWPLTAAWKQ; from the coding sequence TTGTATGGAGAGCTGTATCGGCAGGACATTCTGTCGGATGCGCTCGATCAGGTGATCGCCAATGACGGCGTGCCGGGAGTGGACGGGTTCGAGGTGGAAACGCTCGTAAAGAACGAAGCCTATCGGGCGGCATGGCTGCTTGCGCTGGCGGAGGAAATGCGAACGAAAACCTACCGACCCAGTCCGGTCCTGCGCGTCTATATATGGAAGGATCAGGCCAGGACCAAACGTCGTGCGCTGGGCATCCCTACGGTGAAAGACCGGGTGGTGCAAAGCGCGGCGGTGATCGTGTTGCAGCCAATCCTAGAGGCGGACTTCCATGACCATTCCTACGCCTACCGGCCGAAACGTCGGACCCATCAGGCGATGGATAAGGTCAAGGAAGCCATGCTGAGCGGAAAGGTGGAGGTGGTGGACGCGGATTTATCGAGCTACTTCGATATGATCCCGCACCGCGAACTCCTGCAATTGGTGGCCAAACGGGTGAGCGATGGGAGCGTGTTGCGTTTAATAAAAACATGGCTGCGCGCACCCATCGTGGAAGAGGACCGGGACACGGGGTGCCGCAAGGTGCTCCCGAACGGGTGTGGCACGCCGCAAGGCGGAGTCATCTCACCGCTCTTGGCGAACCTCTACCTCAACGACCTTGATCACGCGGTGAATGAGAAGTGCGAACAAAAGCCGACGATGGTGCGTTACGCCGACGACCTCCTGATCCTGTGCAAACCGGGTCAAGGGGCGGGGCTGCAAACGCGACTGAAACGGTGGCTGGAGGCACGTAAGTTAAAGCTCAACGAAGAGAAAACCCGACTGGTGGATACACGAAAGGAAGGCTTTGAGTTCCTCGGTTTTTCCGTCGCATGGCGGCAAGGCATGAAGAGCAAACGAAGGTATCCGCACGTGGAACCCAGTGCGAAAAGTCTGGCCAAGTTACGCGACAAAGTGCGGATGGAGCTAGATGTGCGAACGCGCAACCAACCGGCGGTGGCGGTGGTCCGCAAGGTCAACCAAATCACTCGCGGTTGGGCGACGGCGTTTCATTACGGCAACAGCACGCACGTGTTTAGTAACCAGCAGGTCTTTGTTCGTAACCGGCTACGCCGATGGCTGTGGCGAAAGTATAGCCGCACCCACGGACTCTTCGAGTTCTTCACCGACGACCGTTTGCATGGTCAATACAAACTATGGCACTGGCCGCTTACGGCGGCTTGGAAGCAATGA
- the rplQ gene encoding 50S ribosomal protein L17: MRHKKHSHSLAGRSSPHRAAMLSNMAASLIEHDRIETTLAKAKALRPFVEKIITKAKQAAAKTEKKDAVHLRRLALKDVRNEDMITLLFNEKYKEFVNRNGGYTRIYKLALPRVSDAAEMAIIEFVKADDKGYTKSKKPAKAKKVAAPAAEAAPEAQA, translated from the coding sequence ATGCGCCACAAAAAACACAGTCACTCCCTCGCCGGTCGTAGCTCGCCTCACCGCGCTGCTATGCTCTCCAATATGGCCGCCTCGCTCATCGAGCACGACCGTATCGAGACGACCCTCGCCAAGGCGAAGGCCCTCCGTCCCTTTGTCGAAAAGATCATCACGAAGGCCAAACAGGCCGCCGCGAAGACCGAAAAGAAGGATGCCGTCCATCTCCGTCGCCTCGCCCTCAAGGACGTGCGCAACGAAGACATGATCACCCTTCTGTTCAACGAAAAGTACAAGGAGTTCGTTAACCGTAACGGCGGTTACACCCGTATCTACAAGCTCGCTCTCCCCCGCGTGAGCGATGCCGCCGAAATGGCGATCATCGAGTTCGTTAAGGCCGACGACAAGGGTTACACCAAGTCCAAGAAGCCTGCCAAAGCCAAGAAGGTTGCCGCACCCGCTGCGGAAGCCGCTCCCGAGGCCCAAGCCTAA
- the rpsK gene encoding 30S ribosomal protein S11, with amino-acid sequence MKIRKAKGSKNVVSGVANILASFNNTIVSITDQKGQVIAWSSAGKCNFRGSRKSTAYAAQVVAQDAARNAMSHGLKDVVIKVSGPGLGRDSAIRALQAIGLEINTIIDVTPVPHNGCRPRKRRRV; translated from the coding sequence ATCAAGATCCGCAAGGCCAAGGGCTCCAAGAACGTCGTTTCCGGCGTCGCCAACATCCTCGCTTCTTTCAACAACACGATCGTTTCGATCACCGACCAAAAAGGTCAGGTCATCGCTTGGTCCAGCGCAGGCAAGTGCAACTTCCGCGGTTCGCGTAAGTCCACCGCCTACGCCGCCCAGGTCGTCGCCCAAGACGCCGCCCGTAACGCCATGTCCCATGGTCTTAAGGATGTCGTGATCAAGGTTTCCGGTCCCGGCCTCGGCCGCGACAGCGCCATTCGCGCCCTCCAGGCCATCGGTCTGGAAATCAACACCATCATCGACGTTACCCCGGTGCCGCACAACGGCTGCCGTCCCCGTAAGCGCCGTCGCGTCTAA
- the rpsD gene encoding 30S ribosomal protein S4, translating to MARYTGPTTRISRRFATPIFGATKAFEKRNFPPGQHGPKLRRKLSEYAVGLNEKQKLRYTYGLLERQFRRTFEIAKRERGVTGERFLQLLETRLDSVVYLLGFAKSRAAARQLVGHGHVRVNGHKLDIASAVIKAGDEIEIKNLASSRQLAQRNLEENRGRPVPGWLSLNAEQFKAVVNRLPNRDEIAANINEQLIVEFYSRF from the coding sequence ATGGCACGTTACACAGGTCCTACCACCCGCATCAGCCGCCGTTTCGCCACGCCGATCTTCGGCGCGACCAAGGCGTTTGAGAAACGCAACTTCCCCCCAGGGCAACACGGCCCCAAGCTCCGCCGCAAGCTCTCCGAGTACGCCGTCGGCTTGAACGAAAAGCAGAAGCTCCGTTACACCTACGGTCTGCTCGAGCGTCAATTCCGCCGCACCTTCGAAATCGCCAAGCGCGAGCGCGGCGTCACCGGCGAGCGCTTCTTGCAGCTCCTCGAGACCCGTCTGGACAGCGTCGTTTACCTCCTTGGTTTCGCCAAGAGCCGCGCCGCCGCCCGTCAGCTCGTTGGCCACGGCCACGTGCGCGTTAATGGTCACAAGCTCGACATCGCCAGCGCCGTCATCAAGGCCGGCGACGAGATCGAGATCAAGAACCTCGCGTCCTCCCGCCAGCTTGCCCAGCGCAACTTGGAAGAGAACCGCGGCCGTCCCGTCCCGGGCTGGCTCTCGCTCAACGCCGAGCAATTCAAGGCCGTGGTCAATCGTCTGCCTAACCGCGACGAAATCGCTGCCAACATCAACGAGCAGCTCATCGTTGAGTTCTACTCCCGCTTCTAA
- a CDS encoding DNA-directed RNA polymerase subunit alpha, with the protein MPKRLGKFELPNKLNKVEEGSTPTYAKFIAEPFEAGYGHTIGNSLRRVLLSSIEGSAISSIKIEGVNHEFQSIDGVVEDVTDIVLNLKKVLIVSTKRESITLSIKVKNRAGYVTAADIQGDSNITIVNPTQVIATLEKNTSFEAEIEIKTGRGYYPGEQNKKEEQAIGVIPIDSLFSPVRLVKYAVENTRVGQITDYDKLILEIWTDGRITPDDALKQSGSILKHHLDVFDRVSDESFEFENQQSEVSEEQNKLRKLLNMSVNEIELSVRAANCLNNANITTVGELAMKSEQEMLKYRNFGKKSLNEIKDKLEALGLSLGMKIDERLLDAVKKDA; encoded by the coding sequence ATGCCCAAACGCCTCGGAAAGTTCGAACTGCCCAATAAACTTAACAAGGTTGAGGAAGGCTCCACGCCGACCTACGCCAAGTTCATCGCCGAGCCATTCGAAGCCGGTTATGGTCACACCATCGGCAATTCTCTGCGTCGCGTTCTTCTGAGCTCGATCGAGGGTTCTGCCATCTCCTCGATCAAGATCGAGGGGGTTAATCACGAGTTCCAGAGCATTGATGGGGTCGTCGAAGATGTCACCGACATCGTCCTCAACCTGAAGAAGGTGCTCATCGTTTCCACGAAACGTGAGTCCATCACCCTCTCCATCAAGGTGAAGAACCGTGCCGGGTATGTCACGGCCGCTGACATCCAGGGTGATTCCAACATCACCATCGTCAATCCGACCCAGGTCATTGCTACCCTCGAGAAAAACACCTCTTTCGAGGCTGAAATCGAGATCAAGACCGGTCGCGGTTACTATCCTGGTGAGCAGAACAAGAAAGAAGAGCAGGCCATCGGTGTTATCCCGATCGACTCGCTTTTCTCCCCTGTTCGTCTCGTCAAGTACGCCGTGGAAAACACCCGCGTCGGCCAGATTACCGATTATGATAAGCTCATTCTCGAGATCTGGACGGACGGCCGCATCACCCCGGACGACGCCTTGAAGCAGTCCGGTTCGATCCTGAAGCACCACCTCGATGTCTTCGATCGCGTCAGCGACGAGTCCTTCGAGTTCGAGAACCAGCAGTCTGAGGTCAGCGAAGAGCAGAATAAGCTCCGTAAGCTCCTCAACATGTCGGTTAACGAAATCGAGCTTTCGGTTCGTGCAGCTAACTGCTTGAACAACGCCAACATCACGACCGTTGGCGAACTTGCGATGAAGTCTGAGCAGGAAATGCTCAAGTATCGCAACTTCGGCAAGAAGTCGCTCAACGAGATCAAAGACAAGCTCGAGGCCCTCGGTCTCTCGCTTGGCATGAAGATCGACGAGCGCCTCCTCGATGCCGTCAAAAAAGACGCCTAA
- the secY gene encoding preprotein translocase subunit SecY → MLSAFTNSLKIPELRSRIFYTLALLFVARVGAHIPLPGLNPAPLAAFFKDQAGSNGGALVGLYNMFTGGALVKGAVFALGIMPYISASIIFQLMTAVVPALSRLSQEGDVGRQKLTQYTRYATLIICLVQGTLLILALENPARLFGSNFDVNVYGSIVIAPKAWFLITSVVFMTAGTLLLMWLGEQITQRGIGNGVSLLISVGILADIPGAAATAYQLFFPAIGVKGLGLPQAVVMILLFVLVTMGIILVVQGQRKIPVQYAKRVVGNKVMGGQSSFLPLKVNYSGVMPVIFASAILLFPQQIFSQVGAAFDMKFLTEFAQNLLRGHWVYYASMATLILFFSYFWVSVMFKPIQIADDLKKYGGYIPGVRPGAPTAKFLDFIMTRMTLAGAIFLTLIAVMPDIFLFELNVPQRLAVFFGGTGMLITVGVILDTMKQIETFLLQRHYDGFLKKGRVRARSSNSPSATSDALSSEAVMKLAVPVLVLLALGVGIWAYRILLK, encoded by the coding sequence GTGCTCTCTGCATTCACGAATTCCCTGAAGATCCCTGAGCTTCGCTCCCGTATTTTTTATACGTTGGCACTCCTTTTTGTCGCCCGTGTGGGTGCGCATATCCCGCTCCCCGGCCTCAATCCCGCGCCCTTGGCTGCCTTTTTCAAGGACCAAGCCGGCAGTAACGGCGGCGCTTTGGTTGGTCTCTACAACATGTTCACGGGTGGCGCACTTGTTAAAGGTGCTGTTTTCGCCCTAGGCATCATGCCCTACATCAGCGCATCGATCATCTTTCAATTGATGACGGCTGTGGTTCCCGCCCTTAGCCGCCTCTCGCAAGAGGGTGATGTGGGCCGCCAAAAACTCACTCAGTATACCCGCTACGCCACGCTCATCATTTGTTTGGTTCAGGGTACGCTCTTGATTTTGGCCCTGGAAAATCCGGCGCGCCTGTTCGGGTCTAATTTCGATGTCAATGTCTATGGCTCAATCGTGATTGCGCCAAAAGCTTGGTTCTTAATTACTTCGGTTGTCTTCATGACTGCCGGTACGCTCCTTCTCATGTGGTTGGGCGAGCAGATTACCCAGCGCGGCATCGGTAACGGCGTTTCGTTGCTCATTTCTGTTGGTATTTTGGCCGACATCCCCGGTGCAGCCGCAACCGCCTACCAGTTGTTTTTCCCGGCCATTGGTGTTAAGGGCCTTGGTTTGCCGCAGGCGGTTGTTATGATCCTTCTGTTCGTTCTTGTGACGATGGGAATCATTCTGGTTGTGCAGGGCCAGCGTAAGATTCCGGTTCAGTATGCCAAGCGGGTTGTTGGTAACAAGGTCATGGGCGGTCAAAGCTCCTTCCTTCCCCTCAAGGTCAATTATTCCGGTGTCATGCCCGTGATTTTCGCCAGCGCCATTTTGCTTTTTCCCCAGCAGATTTTCTCCCAAGTGGGGGCTGCCTTCGATATGAAGTTCCTCACCGAGTTTGCACAAAACTTGTTGCGTGGCCACTGGGTGTATTACGCCTCCATGGCGACCCTGATCCTTTTCTTCAGCTATTTCTGGGTGTCGGTCATGTTCAAACCCATTCAGATTGCCGATGACCTGAAGAAATACGGCGGTTATATTCCTGGCGTGCGTCCCGGTGCTCCCACCGCAAAGTTTCTGGATTTCATCATGACCCGCATGACTTTGGCTGGCGCTATCTTTTTGACGCTGATTGCCGTTATGCCCGACATTTTCCTCTTCGAGCTTAACGTTCCTCAACGATTGGCTGTGTTTTTCGGCGGCACCGGCATGCTGATCACGGTGGGCGTGATTTTGGATACGATGAAGCAGATCGAGACCTTCCTGTTGCAGCGCCACTACGACGGATTCCTTAAGAAGGGCCGCGTACGCGCTCGCAGTTCGAATTCTCCCAGTGCCACAAGTGATGCCCTCAGTTCCGAGGCCGTGATGAAGTTGGCCGTGCCCGTCCTTGTGCTCCTCGCGCTTGGTGTGGGTATTTGGGCTTATCGAATTCTTTTGAAATAA
- the rplO gene encoding 50S ribosomal protein L15: protein MKLHELKNVKGAVHRKKRVGCGEGSGHGKTSGRGGKGQSARSGSSIRPGFEGGQMPLYRKLPHRGFNQAAFRNAPEVVNIGEFAKLDASITELNSEILTKLGLVRGDKKLLKVLGTGELTRAFKVTAAKFSDTAKAKIEAAGGQAIVA from the coding sequence ATGAAACTCCACGAACTTAAGAACGTTAAAGGCGCTGTCCACCGTAAGAAGCGCGTAGGCTGCGGCGAAGGCAGCGGCCACGGTAAGACCTCCGGTCGCGGCGGTAAGGGCCAATCGGCCCGCTCCGGTAGCTCCATCCGTCCCGGCTTCGAAGGCGGCCAGATGCCCCTTTATCGTAAGTTGCCCCATCGCGGCTTCAACCAGGCTGCATTCCGCAATGCTCCCGAGGTGGTTAACATCGGCGAATTTGCCAAGCTTGACGCTAGCATCACGGAGCTCAACTCCGAGATCCTCACCAAGCTCGGCCTCGTTCGCGGTGACAAAAAACTGCTCAAGGTTCTCGGTACCGGTGAACTCACGCGCGCCTTCAAGGTGACTGCCGCCAAGTTCTCCGACACCGCCAAGGCCAAGATTGAGGCCGCAGGCGGCCAGGCCATCGTCGCCTAA
- a CDS encoding nucleoside monophosphate kinase — protein MWENQLRSLNIEHVSLVDLIQREISRASSLGQMVERAIRQESPLSDETTLALVRRWFWARKPDAGFALIGFPATLLQAKVFDEWLDARDENLHGVIPLSDSAELLVEHYRTLGLLIEAPEFAVL, from the coding sequence ATGTGGGAGAATCAGCTTCGTTCTTTGAATATTGAGCACGTCTCTCTCGTTGACTTGATTCAGCGAGAGATTTCACGTGCATCGTCCCTCGGCCAAATGGTCGAACGGGCGATCCGCCAGGAATCACCCCTGTCGGACGAAACCACCCTCGCACTCGTGCGTCGTTGGTTTTGGGCACGTAAACCTGATGCGGGTTTCGCCTTAATTGGCTTCCCGGCTACGTTGCTCCAAGCCAAAGTGTTCGACGAGTGGCTTGATGCCCGTGATGAAAATCTTCACGGCGTCATTCCTTTATCTGACTCCGCCGAGTTACTCGTTGAGCACTATCGCACTTTGGGCCTTCTCATCGAAGCCCCTGAATTTGCAGTCCTATGA
- a CDS encoding IS21 family transposase, translating into MINYELYCRIKQAEAAGHSAPQIARSLQLHVQTVRRWQAQEKYARSQAAQVPRPSKLDVHKPAIARWLEAHPFTAMQLWQKVRERGYTGGYSILKDYVRRVRPRNLEAFLTLKFAPGQTAQVDWGSFGAVEVDGTRRALSFFVMVLGYSRFLHVEFTLGQGQEWWLGCHRRAFEKLGGVPREVMVDNCKTAVLSHVPGTDPVYNAQYLDFARHYGFTIKACGPGHPQSKGMVENAVGYVKKSFLGGRQMNGFTELGPAASLWLETVANVRVHAEPQGRPVDRLPEERAALLPLNPVASPAVRTLSVRASRRCRVSIETNRYSVPTKFAGALLTAQIEGAQVRFFAERTLVAEHARSFARRADVENPEHVRELEERKRQGARQRLRLRFLELSPAAPAYQRGLEERRLNAGHHLATIVGLVALYGTEAVGRAIESAHELGAYSSDYILNLLEQRARALPQAGPIHLTRADALAALELELRPPDLSPYTQ; encoded by the coding sequence GTGATCAATTACGAACTGTATTGCCGGATAAAACAGGCGGAGGCTGCCGGTCACAGTGCGCCGCAAATCGCCCGCTCGCTCCAGTTGCACGTGCAGACGGTGAGGCGCTGGCAGGCGCAGGAAAAGTACGCGCGCAGCCAGGCCGCGCAGGTGCCTAGGCCAAGCAAGCTCGACGTGCACAAGCCGGCGATCGCGCGGTGGCTGGAGGCCCATCCGTTCACCGCCATGCAGCTCTGGCAAAAGGTGCGCGAGCGGGGGTACACGGGCGGGTATTCAATTTTGAAAGACTACGTGCGGCGGGTGCGGCCGCGGAACCTGGAGGCGTTTCTTACCCTCAAGTTCGCCCCCGGCCAGACCGCGCAGGTGGACTGGGGCAGTTTTGGCGCGGTGGAGGTGGACGGCACCCGGCGGGCTTTAAGTTTTTTCGTCATGGTTTTGGGGTACAGCCGGTTCCTGCATGTGGAATTTACCCTCGGGCAGGGCCAGGAGTGGTGGCTGGGCTGTCACCGGCGCGCCTTTGAAAAACTCGGCGGGGTGCCGCGCGAGGTGATGGTGGACAACTGCAAGACGGCCGTCCTCTCGCATGTGCCCGGGACCGACCCGGTGTACAACGCCCAGTACCTGGACTTTGCCCGGCACTACGGGTTTACGATAAAAGCGTGCGGGCCGGGGCATCCGCAGTCCAAGGGCATGGTGGAAAACGCGGTGGGTTACGTGAAAAAAAGCTTCCTTGGCGGGAGGCAGATGAATGGGTTTACCGAGCTGGGGCCGGCCGCCAGCTTGTGGCTGGAAACGGTGGCCAACGTGCGCGTTCACGCTGAACCCCAGGGCCGGCCGGTGGACCGGCTGCCCGAGGAGCGCGCTGCGCTCCTGCCGCTTAACCCGGTGGCCAGTCCGGCGGTGCGCACCTTAAGCGTGCGGGCGTCGCGGCGGTGCCGGGTGAGTATCGAAACGAACCGCTACTCGGTGCCCACGAAGTTTGCCGGGGCGCTACTCACCGCGCAGATCGAGGGGGCGCAGGTGAGGTTTTTTGCGGAACGCACCCTGGTGGCCGAGCACGCCCGCAGTTTTGCCCGCCGCGCCGATGTGGAAAACCCCGAGCATGTGCGCGAACTCGAGGAGCGCAAACGGCAGGGGGCGCGGCAGCGCCTGCGGCTACGGTTTTTGGAACTGAGCCCGGCGGCACCCGCCTACCAACGGGGGCTGGAGGAGCGCCGGCTCAACGCGGGACACCACCTGGCGACTATCGTGGGTTTGGTGGCCCTGTATGGAACGGAGGCAGTCGGCCGGGCGATCGAAAGCGCCCATGAACTCGGCGCCTACTCCAGCGATTACATCCTCAACTTGCTCGAACAACGCGCGCGGGCCTTGCCGCAAGCCGGGCCGATCCACCTCACCCGCGCCGACGCGTTGGCCGCACTGGAACTCGAACTGCGTCCCCCGGATTTAAGCCCCTATACCCAATGA
- a CDS encoding FAD:protein FMN transferase: MINRRRFIQIVALGSLVGARGLREAWAKADTPEMTVTTWQGIALGAEASIQIHHLGRPEAERLLATCRAEMVRLEGIFSLYDEHSALARLNRLGRLAEPPAELLEVLRQAHALSEASGGAFDVSIQPVCALLAAAGATEPTTTELALARGRVDYRRIQIEEREIVLAGEGMQLTLNGLAQGYITDRVASVLQAGGCRNTLVDLGEKRALGPHGTGRPWSLGIEAPGQRGRLAGVLELADGALATSGGYGTVYGGGRHHLLDARIGDNRPDAPSGVTVMAPTALLADGLSTTLAVLAPREAKALLTRYPHCSAYVIKQGEPERLWRLGG, translated from the coding sequence ATGATCAACCGGCGTCGTTTTATTCAGATCGTGGCCCTCGGGTCGTTGGTGGGCGCGCGCGGCCTGCGCGAAGCCTGGGCAAAGGCGGACACCCCTGAAATGACCGTGACGACTTGGCAAGGGATCGCCTTGGGGGCCGAGGCGTCGATCCAGATTCATCACCTGGGCCGCCCGGAGGCAGAGCGGTTGCTCGCTACGTGCCGGGCGGAGATGGTACGGCTAGAGGGAATTTTTAGTCTCTATGACGAACACTCGGCGTTGGCCCGGCTCAACCGACTGGGGCGCCTGGCGGAACCGCCGGCGGAGTTACTTGAGGTGCTAAGACAGGCGCACGCACTGAGTGAGGCCAGCGGCGGGGCGTTTGATGTCAGCATCCAGCCGGTGTGCGCTTTACTGGCTGCGGCCGGAGCGACCGAACCGACGACAACCGAGTTGGCCTTGGCACGGGGGCGAGTCGATTACCGGCGTATACAGATTGAGGAACGTGAGATCGTGCTGGCGGGTGAGGGTATGCAGCTGACGTTAAACGGTCTAGCCCAAGGGTATATTACCGACCGGGTGGCCAGCGTGCTGCAGGCCGGAGGGTGCCGGAACACGCTGGTTGATTTAGGCGAAAAGCGGGCGTTGGGCCCCCACGGGACGGGTCGGCCATGGAGCTTGGGCATCGAAGCGCCGGGGCAACGAGGGCGACTGGCCGGAGTTTTGGAATTGGCAGATGGCGCGCTGGCGACGTCGGGTGGGTATGGAACGGTCTACGGCGGGGGGCGGCATCACCTGCTGGATGCGAGGATCGGAGACAATCGGCCGGACGCACCAAGCGGGGTAACCGTGATGGCGCCAACAGCACTGCTGGCCGATGGACTCTCGACCACACTGGCGGTGCTCGCCCCACGGGAAGCGAAGGCGCTGTTGACGCGTTATCCCCACTGTTCGGCGTACGTGATCAAGCAAGGCGAGCCCGAGCGGTTGTGGCGACTCGGGGGGTAG
- the map gene encoding type I methionyl aminopeptidase — protein sequence MIPIKNKEGIMRMRESCAIAALVLKQLKELVRPGITTYDLDQAARDFMSQHGARSACYGYKIGSRRFPAYTCLSVNEEVVHGIGSLKRVLHDGDVVSLDVVIEYNGYIGDNATTVPLGTVSPKIAELLRVSEEALYLGIKQAIVGNRIGDISHTIQTHVEAHGFGVVRDLVGHGVGISMHEDPQIPNFGRRNAGEKIKPGMTLAIEPMVNLGTYRTKTLSDGWTIVTADNSPSAHFEHTVLTTETGPEILTIPKAN from the coding sequence ATGATTCCCATTAAAAATAAAGAAGGGATCATGCGGATGCGTGAATCCTGTGCGATTGCCGCCCTCGTGTTAAAACAGCTCAAAGAGCTCGTTCGTCCGGGGATTACGACTTATGACTTGGATCAAGCTGCACGCGACTTTATGTCGCAGCACGGAGCTAGGAGCGCTTGTTATGGTTACAAAATCGGCAGCCGCCGGTTTCCCGCTTACACCTGTCTTTCGGTTAACGAAGAAGTGGTACACGGAATCGGTTCGCTGAAGCGCGTTTTGCACGATGGCGATGTGGTCTCTTTGGATGTCGTTATTGAATATAACGGCTACATTGGTGACAACGCCACCACCGTACCGCTGGGCACGGTTTCCCCTAAAATTGCCGAGTTGTTACGCGTCTCTGAAGAGGCGCTTTACCTCGGGATTAAGCAGGCGATCGTCGGCAATCGCATCGGCGATATCTCCCATACCATTCAAACTCACGTCGAAGCCCACGGCTTTGGCGTCGTTCGCGATCTGGTCGGTCATGGGGTTGGTATTTCGATGCACGAAGACCCGCAAATCCCCAACTTCGGCCGCCGCAATGCAGGTGAAAAAATCAAGCCAGGTATGACATTGGCGATCGAGCCCATGGTCAATCTGGGGACCTATCGGACCAAGACCCTAAGTGACGGCTGGACGATTGTCACCGCTGACAACTCTCCCTCCGCACACTTCGAACACACCGTGCTCACCACTGAAACCGGCCCTGAGATCCTCACGATCCCAAAGGCTAATTAA
- a CDS encoding ATP-binding protein, with protein sequence MKTEPEKPDLLKDQLKYLKLGYLLRHHGELTAEAAKARCSHAEFLRRLVQAETQDRQIRALERRIQAARFPVKKTVDQFQWDWPKELNEAQVRHLFELGFVKERTNVVFCGGVGLGKTHLASALGYAACQAGYTVLFTTAVDAINALVTAQSLHRLQAELKRYMTPAVLVLDEVGYLPLDKSGADLLFQIVSQRYERGSLIVTTNKAYKHWAGIFNNDAGITAAILDRLLHRAQTVVIEGKSYRMKDRLADEPAS encoded by the coding sequence ATGAAAACAGAACCCGAAAAACCCGATTTATTAAAAGACCAGCTCAAGTATCTGAAACTCGGTTACCTGTTGCGTCACCACGGCGAACTGACCGCCGAGGCGGCCAAGGCGCGCTGTTCGCACGCCGAATTTTTACGCCGACTGGTGCAGGCCGAGACCCAGGACCGCCAGATCCGGGCGCTGGAGCGGCGTATCCAGGCGGCGCGCTTCCCGGTCAAGAAAACCGTCGACCAGTTCCAGTGGGACTGGCCCAAGGAGTTGAACGAAGCGCAGGTGCGGCACCTCTTCGAACTGGGCTTTGTGAAGGAGCGCACCAACGTGGTGTTTTGCGGTGGTGTGGGGCTTGGGAAGACACATCTCGCGAGCGCGTTGGGCTACGCGGCCTGCCAGGCGGGTTACACGGTGCTGTTTACGACGGCGGTGGACGCGATCAACGCCCTGGTCACCGCCCAGTCCCTGCACCGGTTGCAAGCCGAGTTGAAGCGTTACATGACCCCTGCGGTGCTCGTGCTCGATGAGGTCGGCTACCTGCCGCTCGACAAGTCGGGGGCCGACCTGCTCTTCCAGATCGTCAGCCAACGCTACGAACGCGGCTCGCTGATCGTCACCACCAACAAGGCCTACAAACACTGGGCAGGGATCTTTAACAACGACGCTGGCATCACCGCGGCGATCTTGGACCGCCTGCTGCACCGCGCTCAGACCGTCGTCATCGAGGGCAAATCCTACCGCATGAAAGACCGCCTGGCCGACGAACCTGCAAGCTGA
- the rpsM gene encoding 30S ribosomal protein S13 has product MPRILGVDIPAKKKIAFALRYIYGIGPVRADLIVKEVGIDPDSRAEALTEEQLNKILHIITENKWVVEGDLRRELMGNLKRLQAINCYRGVRHRKSLPVRGQRTSTNARTRKGPRRTVGVTKAKE; this is encoded by the coding sequence ATGCCACGTATTCTCGGTGTTGATATTCCCGCGAAGAAGAAAATCGCGTTTGCCCTCCGTTACATCTACGGAATCGGTCCCGTCCGCGCGGACCTGATCGTTAAAGAAGTCGGTATTGATCCCGACTCCCGCGCTGAAGCCCTCACTGAGGAGCAGCTCAACAAAATCCTTCACATCATCACTGAGAACAAGTGGGTGGTTGAGGGCGATCTCCGCCGTGAGCTCATGGGCAACCTGAAGCGCCTCCAGGCGATTAATTGCTACCGTGGCGTTCGCCACCGCAAGAGCCTGCCCGTTCGCGGTCAGCGCACGAGCACCAATGCCCGCACCCGCAAGGGCCCGCGCCGTACCGTCGGCGTCACCAAGGCCAAAGAATAA